The Acidobacteriaceae bacterium nucleotide sequence TGCCGTGCCAGCGGTCGTACATCGTTTGCAGGTCTTCGGTGTTGCCACGCGAAAGAACCATCTTGCGGAAGCGCTCGCCGTTCTCGCGCGTCATGCCGCCGTGCTTCTCGAACCAGTCAAACGCTGCATCGTCGAGCATTTCGCTCCACAGATACGCGTAATAGCCAGCCGAGTAACCGTTCGACCAGATGTGCTGGAAGTAGCTGGAGCGATAGCGCGGCGGCACCTTCGCCATGTTCATGTGCGTACGCGCAAGCGCCTGCTTCTCGAACGCATCGACGTCCGTCACATGCGCGTCCGTGCCGATAGTGTGCCATTGCATGTCGAGCTGCGCTGCAGCCAGAAGCTCACCGAACATATAGCCTTCGTTGAACTTCGAGGCTGCGTCGATCTTCTTCTTCAACTCTGCAGGCATGGGTGCGCCGGTCTTGTAGTTCTTCGCATAATGCGCGAAGACCGTCGGCTCACTCGCCCAATGCTCGTTGAACTGCGAGGGAAACTCAACGAAGTCGCGCGGAACGCTGGTGCCGGAGAGCGAAGGGTATTCGCTATCGGCAAACATGCCGTGCAGCGCGTGGCCGAACTCGTGGAAGAGCGTGCGCACGCCGTCGAAGTCGATCAGCGCAGGCTCGCCAGGGGCAGGCTGCGGCAGGTTCAGCGTGTTCTTCACGACAGGTAGAGTGCCGAGCAGCTTTGACTGTCCGACGAAGCTGCTCATCCATGCGCCACCACGCTTGTTATCACGCGCGAAGTAGTCACCATAGAAGAGCGCGAGCGGCTTGCCGTCCTTATCGAAGACCTCCCAGACGCGAATCTCCGGGCGATAGACGGGGATGTCTTTGCGCTCCTCGAACGTGATGCCGTACATGCGATTCGCGGCGTAGAACACGCCATCTTCGATCACTCGATCGAGCAGGAAGTATGGCTTCACCTCAGAGCTATCGAAGCTGTACTTCGCCTTGCGCACCTGTTCGGAGTAGAACTCCCAGTCCCAGGGCTGAAGCTCGAAGCCACCCTTCTGCTCATCGATCAACGCCTGAATGTCCTTCGCTTCTCCGTCGGCCTTTGCAACCGTCGCCGGGACGAGATCGTTCATGAACTTGAGCGCGTTCGCAGGCGTCTTCGCCATCTGATCCTGCAGGTTCCATGCCGCGAAGTTCGGAAAGCCAAGCAGCTTCGCCTTCTCGGCGCGAAGCTCGGCGAGGCGAAGCACCGTGGCGCGCGTATCGTTCGCGTCGCCATGCTCATTGCGCAGCCAGGAGTTCTCAAAAATCTGCTTGCGCGTGTCGCGGTTGGAAAGCTCGGCGAGGTCCGGCTGCTGCGTCGTATTCTGCAGCGGCACCACGTAGCCATCCACCTTGCGCGTCTTCGCTGCCGTCTGCGCGGCGGAGAGCTGTGCTGGGCTCATGCCCGCGAGTGCGGCCGCATCGGTCGTATGGAAGGCACCGTCCTTCGTGCCTGCAAGCAGCTTCGTTACGAAGCTTGTCGAAAGCGAAGCAAGCTCTTCGTTGATCTTCTTCAGCTTCTCTTTGTCTTCAGGCGAGAGCTTGGCACCGGCCTTGATAAAGCGCTGGTACTGCACCTCGAGCAGGCGTTCGCTCTCGGGGTCGAGATTGAGCGTGGCGCGCTCGTTATAGATCGTCTCCACGCGCGCAAAGAGCTTCGGGTTCAGGTAAATCGAATCGCTCAGTGCAGCCATCTTCGGCGAAGAACGCTTTTCCAACGCCTGCAGTTCGGGGTCGGTGTTCGAACCGGAGAGATCGGAGAAGACAGCCATCACGCGCTGCAGTAGGCGGCCTGTACGCTCCATGGCGACGAGCGTGTTCGCGAAGGTCGGCGCGGCAGGATCGTTCGCAATCTTCTCCATCTCCGCACGCTTCTGCGCGATGCCTGCGTCCATCGCCGGTTCAATGTCGCTATCGTGGATGCGATCAAACGGAGGTGCCTGGAACGGCAGCTTGCTCTCTGCATAGAACGGGTTGTCCGGACCGAACGCCTTCGCGTTGTCCGCTGCCTGAGCGATCACCGTTGCTGATCCCATCGCGATACACACTCCCAGCTTCTTGAGCTTGTTCATTCTCACAGTCTCCACTTTTGCAGGCCTCGATACAATCGTGTTGATGAAAGAGAATGCAATCAAACGAACGCCGTGGGCGTGGACCATTGGCACTTTTTTCGGCGTGGGCAATTTAAAGCCCGGCCCGGGCACGTACGGCTCCGTGGCTGCGATGCTGCTGTGGATGCTTGCGGGGCATTTCCTCGTAGTAAGCAACGAGCACACCGTAAGCGTGGGCAGCACTACGGTCGTGCTTCACACTCACTTTGTGCTGTTTGCGTTGTTGACCGTTCTCGCGATGATTGCTGTCACGCTCATCGGCATTCCGGCCTCAACGATCGTCGCCCGCGAAGCTGGCCGCGAAGACCCTGGCTTTGTGGTCATCGACGAGGTTGCGGGGCAGTTCTTTGCGCTGGTCGCGCTGGCTCCCTCGTGGAAGCACGCGTTTCTCGGCCTCGCCCTGTTTCGCCTCTTCGACATCTGGAAGCCGTGGCCGATTCGCCGATTCGAAGATTTGCCCGAAGGTACCGGCATTATGCTCGACGACGTCGTCGCCGGAGCGATTGCCTTCGTGGTGGCACAACTGCTCGTTCACTTCGTTCCTGCTCTGCGGTAGTTGCACGCAGAGCGTTGCCGCACTAGCCTTGAGAGACAAGCGATGAGCCTTCTGCACCCATCCCGCACTGCACTGATGCCGCACCTCTCCGCCATCTCACCCCACGCGGCCATCCCCGGCGGCGTCTTCGAGGTGCTGGGCGAACACCTGGTGTTGAACACCAACGACGGGCCGCAGATGCCGCTAGCGTACTTCGGCCAGCTTGCGGCGTCGCTCGACATGGTGCGCCCGACGCGCCTGCTGGCCCGCGTGCCTGAAGGCGCGATTTCGTCTGAGTTCACGCTGCGCACCTCGCCTGATGTCAGCAATCATGCGGCGACGTCGAATCCGATCTTCGCCAATATTGGCGTGTCCATGGCCGAGAACCTGCACCTGATCGCGAACCCCTGCGTTGATGCCACGGGGAACGTCTATGCAATGGTTTCCGGTTCACGCGGGCAGAAGGTTCCGGTCAGCATCTATCGCATCGACCGCGATATGCAAATGCGTCCGTTTGCGCGCGACCTGCTGAATGTTTCAGCGCTGGCTATCGGCCCGACCGGAGACCTCTTCGCCAGTTCGCGCTCGGAAGGCACGGTCTACCGCATCACGCCCGAAGGCCATATCAGCATCTTCGCCGAGGGCATGGGTACAGCCACGGGGCTGGCCTTCGATAGCCAGGGAAACCTGTTTGTCGGCGACCGCTCGGGCACGATCTTCAAGATCCATCCTGATGGCGAGATCTTCGTCTTCGCCACGCTGGAGCCTTCTGTCGCGGCCTACCACCTCTGCTTCCAGGCCGATGGCGTTCTGCTGGTGACGGCCCCCACAACGTCGTCACAGCAAAGCATTCACGCAATCGAGCCGGACGGCACGACGAGCGTTTTTTTTCGCGGACTGGGTCGACCGCAAGGCATGGCGCTCGATACAGACGGCAACCTCTACGTTGCGGCTTCACTACAGGGTCAGCGCGGCATTGTGCGCATCACACACTCCAAGCAAGCCGAGCTGTTCATCTCCGGCAACGACCTCGTCGGCATGTGCTTCATGGAAGATGGCTGCGCCGCGTTAGCTACCGCGCACACTCTCTTCTATGTCGATCTTGGTGTCGATGGACGACCGCTGACGCAGTCTTCTCTGTGAAACGCGAACTCCATCGAGAGCCTTCAGACGCGGAACTGGAGCTTGCCGCACAGCGTCGCAAGCTTCGCGCGTTGCAGAGAGTCTTTGCAGAGAGCGAACTAGCTCTTGGCGAAGTGCGCGATCAGTTGATGAGCTTTGAAGGACGCTACATTCGCCAGGTCGGACGCTTGTACAAAGAGCTGGACGAGTGGCACCGCAAGCGCGAAGCGTTGCATAAAAAGCCGGGTAGTGAGGAAGACTTTTCCGACATCGCCGATGAGCCGCTGGAGGCCGAACGCGTGCAGATTGCGCAGACGATTCGCTCTCTCTTTCGCGAGGTCGCCAAGCGACTGCATCCGGACTTTGCTTCCGATGCGGCGGATGAAGTTCGCCGCACACGCCTGATGGCACAAGCCAACGACGCGGCCCGACGTGGCGACCGCGCAGCGTTGGAGCGCATGTTGCGCGGCTTCGAGCTTCCCTTCGCGG carries:
- the dcp gene encoding peptidyl-dipeptidase Dcp — its product is MNKLKKLGVCIAMGSATVIAQAADNAKAFGPDNPFYAESKLPFQAPPFDRIHDSDIEPAMDAGIAQKRAEMEKIANDPAAPTFANTLVAMERTGRLLQRVMAVFSDLSGSNTDPELQALEKRSSPKMAALSDSIYLNPKLFARVETIYNERATLNLDPESERLLEVQYQRFIKAGAKLSPEDKEKLKKINEELASLSTSFVTKLLAGTKDGAFHTTDAAALAGMSPAQLSAAQTAAKTRKVDGYVVPLQNTTQQPDLAELSNRDTRKQIFENSWLRNEHGDANDTRATVLRLAELRAEKAKLLGFPNFAAWNLQDQMAKTPANALKFMNDLVPATVAKADGEAKDIQALIDEQKGGFELQPWDWEFYSEQVRKAKYSFDSSEVKPYFLLDRVIEDGVFYAANRMYGITFEERKDIPVYRPEIRVWEVFDKDGKPLALFYGDYFARDNKRGGAWMSSFVGQSKLLGTLPVVKNTLNLPQPAPGEPALIDFDGVRTLFHEFGHALHGMFADSEYPSLSGTSVPRDFVEFPSQFNEHWASEPTVFAHYAKNYKTGAPMPAELKKKIDAASKFNEGYMFGELLAAAQLDMQWHTIGTDAHVTDVDAFEKQALARTHMNMAKVPPRYRSSYFQHIWSNGYSAGYYAYLWSEMLDDAAFDWFEKHGGMTRENGERFRKMVLSRGNTEDLQTMYDRWHGSHPDVEPMLEERGLKQ
- a CDS encoding phosphatidylglycerophosphatase A, with translation MKENAIKRTPWAWTIGTFFGVGNLKPGPGTYGSVAAMLLWMLAGHFLVVSNEHTVSVGSTTVVLHTHFVLFALLTVLAMIAVTLIGIPASTIVAREAGREDPGFVVIDEVAGQFFALVALAPSWKHAFLGLALFRLFDIWKPWPIRRFEDLPEGTGIMLDDVVAGAIAFVVAQLLVHFVPALR
- a CDS encoding gluconolaconase — translated: MSLLHPSRTALMPHLSAISPHAAIPGGVFEVLGEHLVLNTNDGPQMPLAYFGQLAASLDMVRPTRLLARVPEGAISSEFTLRTSPDVSNHAATSNPIFANIGVSMAENLHLIANPCVDATGNVYAMVSGSRGQKVPVSIYRIDRDMQMRPFARDLLNVSALAIGPTGDLFASSRSEGTVYRITPEGHISIFAEGMGTATGLAFDSQGNLFVGDRSGTIFKIHPDGEIFVFATLEPSVAAYHLCFQADGVLLVTAPTTSSQQSIHAIEPDGTTSVFFRGLGRPQGMALDTDGNLYVAASLQGQRGIVRITHSKQAELFISGNDLVGMCFMEDGCAALATAHTLFYVDLGVDGRPLTQSSL